A stretch of the Methanobacterium sp. genome encodes the following:
- a CDS encoding GTP cyclohydrolase I FolE2 — protein MEPPCLPDTQEKSPTIPVHLTRVGVKGVKKLLKIERDKKRPIVLIPTFDAYVDLPSTQRGIHMSRNPEAISEVLEEAVEGNVVEIESLCAEIVNLLLEKHKYAKRAEVSMKSDFMIMKKSPVTKHRTQEMTNIMADAIGYRNDDEVVIRKMIGAEVVGMTVCPCAQETIKESSKQKLQEFLDEKTIEKVLEAVTFASHNQRGRGSIMIEVPAQQIIRGEDLIRIIEDSMSSSVCELLKRTDEHAVVEHAHQHPMFVEDCVRNMLQKIVQEFSHLPDDTLITARQINEESIHRHNAFAEKVATMGELKVEIINGLEETN, from the coding sequence TTGGAACCACCATGTTTACCTGACACTCAGGAAAAATCACCTACCATCCCCGTGCACCTCACCAGAGTAGGGGTCAAAGGGGTTAAAAAACTCTTAAAAATTGAAAGAGATAAGAAAAGACCCATAGTTCTCATACCCACCTTCGATGCATATGTGGATCTTCCCAGCACACAGCGAGGAATTCATATGTCACGAAATCCGGAAGCTATCAGTGAAGTTTTAGAAGAAGCTGTTGAAGGTAACGTAGTAGAAATAGAGTCATTATGTGCTGAAATCGTCAACTTGCTTCTTGAAAAACATAAATATGCTAAAAGGGCAGAAGTTAGTATGAAAAGTGACTTTATGATCATGAAAAAGTCGCCAGTCACTAAACACCGAACACAAGAAATGACCAATATCATGGCTGATGCCATTGGCTATCGTAATGACGATGAAGTTGTTATAAGGAAAATGATTGGAGCAGAAGTTGTTGGAATGACTGTGTGTCCCTGTGCACAGGAAACAATAAAAGAAAGTTCTAAACAGAAGCTTCAAGAATTTTTAGATGAAAAAACTATTGAAAAAGTCTTGGAAGCGGTTACGTTCGCATCTCACAATCAAAGAGGCAGGGGAAGCATCATGATTGAAGTTCCTGCCCAACAGATCATCAGGGGCGAAGATCTTATTAGGATAATTGAGGACTCGATGAGTTCATCAGTATGCGAATTATTAAAGAGGACTGATGAACACGCTGTTGTTGAACATGCTCATCAACATCCCATGTTCGTGGAAGACTGCGTGCGAAACATGTTACAAAAAATCGTTCAAGAATTTTCTCACCTGCCAGACGACACTCTCATTACTGCACGGCAAATAAACGAGGAGAGCATCCACCGTCA